From the genome of Nicotiana sylvestris chromosome 1, ASM39365v2, whole genome shotgun sequence:
AAATGGAAGCATTTCAACTACTACAAATGATGTTCCAAAGGGTCATTTCGTAGTTTATGTTGGTGAAACATATAGGAGATTTGTTGTTCCAATTTCTTACTTAAATCatcctttatttcaagatttgttGCATTGGGCTGAAGAAGAGTTCGGATACAATCATCCCATGGGAGGTATTACTATTCCATGCAGTGAAGATTACTTCATTAGTCTCATTTCTTTACTCAAGTCATCATAGACTTGAAAGAATTGTAATTCAACCATGATTTTCCATCCCATAGgtttagtgattttttttttggtataatCGTTCGGTATCCAGAATTCACTGGTGTAACTAATCTGGATTTGCGCCGCGTAGAACTTATCAGAATCCAAGACTATTGGTTGAGAGAGATGACTAAGTCAGCCTCACTTCAATTTTGTAATGTGGACTGCTGTCAAGTTTGTCCCTTGTACATCTTCCTAAGTGTAATTTGTACATGCACTCTTCAAAATAGAGTTCagaattattttcttttttgtaatGAATTAATTAGTCTTTTCATATGTAAACTTAaatttccttttccttcttttataCTCTGACTTATTTTAAC
Proteins encoded in this window:
- the LOC104221325 gene encoding auxin-induced protein 15A; the protein is MGRAFVGIANAKEKLRRTISPKNGSISTTTNDVPKGHFVVYVGETYRRFVVPISYLNHPLFQDLLHWAEEEFGYNHPMGGITIPCSEDYFISLISLLKSS